One region of Solibacillus sp. FSL W7-1436 genomic DNA includes:
- a CDS encoding recombinase family protein has translation MIIGYARVSSKEQNLQRQIEALEQYGCEKIFTEKESGKDFNNRAVYQALKKKLRFGDIFVVKDLSRFGRTKVDIINEWKWFQENEIDIIILDMPILNTTNYKNVEGIGTLVSDIVLNLLSWMVEEERTRIKKAQAEGIKIAKEQGKYKGRPVKYSADATGQDKVIYDTIIRMLNNNSTIMDIHRYTNVSRPIIYKIRDELNEAATV, from the coding sequence ATGATTATCGGTTATGCTCGTGTTAGTTCAAAAGAACAGAATTTACAACGTCAGATAGAAGCACTGGAACAATATGGCTGCGAAAAAATTTTCACTGAAAAAGAATCAGGCAAAGATTTTAATAATCGTGCCGTTTATCAAGCTTTAAAAAAGAAGCTTCGATTTGGTGATATATTCGTAGTTAAAGATTTATCTCGTTTTGGTCGAACAAAAGTTGACATCATAAATGAATGGAAATGGTTTCAAGAAAACGAAATAGATATTATCATTTTAGATATGCCGATTTTAAATACTACCAATTATAAAAATGTGGAAGGGATCGGCACTCTAGTTAGTGATATTGTTTTAAATTTACTTAGTTGGATGGTTGAAGAAGAACGAACTCGTATTAAAAAGGCTCAAGCCGAAGGTATTAAAATTGCAAAGGAACAAGGAAAATACAAAGGTCGTCCCGTGAAATATTCAGCAGACGCAACGGGTCAAGACAAGGTTATTTATGATACGATTATTCGTATGCTCAATAACAACAGTACAATAATGGATATTCATAGATACACAAATGTTTCCAGACCAATTATTTATAAAATTCGAGACGAATTAAATGAAGCTGCAACTGTATAA
- a CDS encoding DUF2538 family protein, which produces MFNLSFLSNLNKGDKVFVDTNTGVSYSNVFFESQNEIHIIIHDYLHDKFIEIEKSSIVEIFNETKNAAIPLIKLQRNVPREKQRLFTFLDSEHEENYDLLLEKWPLAKNDKEYASALYILAIPMIFKKIQNRYHAFETPIDWIFDYECKFSEDAYTLFGVTEEEQERYVIDYDLTDSMKHLGRLAMHLWNGYKGFHLLQCINTLEPKYIVAMNQAIIIRFEN; this is translated from the coding sequence ATGTTTAACTTATCATTTTTAAGTAATTTAAATAAAGGCGATAAAGTTTTTGTCGATACGAATACGGGTGTGAGTTATAGCAATGTATTTTTTGAAAGTCAAAATGAAATTCATATTATTATTCACGATTATTTGCACGACAAATTTATTGAAATTGAAAAGAGTTCCATTGTCGAAATTTTTAATGAAACAAAAAATGCAGCTATACCTTTAATAAAGCTGCAAAGGAATGTACCCAGAGAAAAACAACGATTATTTACTTTCTTAGATAGTGAACATGAAGAAAATTATGACTTACTTTTAGAAAAGTGGCCATTAGCTAAAAATGATAAAGAATATGCATCGGCACTTTATATATTGGCAATCCCTATGATTTTTAAAAAGATTCAAAATCGCTATCACGCTTTTGAAACACCTATAGATTGGATTTTTGATTATGAATGTAAGTTTTCAGAAGATGCTTATACCCTTTTTGGCGTAACAGAAGAAGAACAAGAACGTTATGTTATTGATTATGATTTAACGGATTCTATGAAGCATTTAGGGCGATTGGCAATGCATTTATGGAATGGCTACAAAGGATTTCACTTGCTGCAATGTATCAATACATTAGAGCCGAAATATATAGTTGCCATGAATCAAGCTATTATTATTAGATTTGAAAATTGA
- a CDS encoding JAB domain-containing protein → MNTLQTANQTETETILEVVSLHQKVKKLPKKLQAFQTTIKSPDDVAAVGKLAIELIGDYDREVFLVIGVSTKNQISVINKCHVGTVNASLVSPREIMKPLIMHNCTSYFIFHNHPSFVLVPSPEDLAITERMAKVGEIMAIELIDSLIVSDSKYISLKEKGYL, encoded by the coding sequence ATGAACACATTACAAACAGCAAACCAAACAGAGACAGAAACAATTTTAGAAGTAGTTTCACTACATCAAAAGGTGAAAAAGTTACCTAAAAAGCTACAAGCTTTTCAAACAACTATTAAAAGTCCAGATGATGTTGCAGCAGTCGGGAAATTGGCTATTGAACTAATTGGAGATTATGACCGAGAAGTATTTTTAGTAATCGGTGTTTCGACTAAAAATCAAATTTCCGTCATTAATAAATGCCATGTTGGTACGGTTAATGCCTCACTGGTTAGCCCCCGTGAAATAATGAAACCTTTAATAATGCACAATTGTACATCTTACTTTATTTTCCATAATCATCCTAGTTTTGTACTAGTTCCGTCACCCGAAGATTTAGCTATTACAGAAAGAATGGCTAAAGTTGGAGAGATAATGGCGATTGAATTAATCGACAGTTTAATCGTTTCTGATAGCAAATATATTTCATTAAAAGAAAAAGGCTATCTATAA